From the genome of Rhododendron vialii isolate Sample 1 chromosome 10a, ASM3025357v1:
ccggaatcccattggaacacacacaacctcacaatggttccgctttttccagattcccattggaacacacacaacctcacaatggttccgcttttccggattcctattggaacacacacaacctaacacacacaacctcacaatggttccgctttttcggattcccattggaacacacctaacctcacaatggtttcacttttccggattcccattggaacacacacacattcccacaatgggcaagtccggccacattggagtttcaaaactttttctccttttcaaaacatgccttgtcattaacacaccctaggcatcatgtttctactttcttgtttttcgtgtctcgttctcatgcatagactccgcggtaggacttttcacgtatacataaatcattccttgaaatcttgaaactcaactagcaagatcatccaattctatattagtaatcatgctcataaccatcctaaagatcaaaatacgaatacttctatcaacgataagtctttatctttcaaaaaccgttctttcttcatttatggggaaattcaaaacaacatatgtttattgaagtaaaagtcaattattcaacatgttcataccaccattagcaaaacgagtttgttaacCTTCATTCATTCTAAATataataaacgatagataaccttatcctctttaaaaatacttcaagttatactttgaccTAAAAAGTAGGGACATCCTATTTctcaacatatggttctacactatacttgggtttaatggacgagggactctaccttacttcttggcggtagggcggctacggaaagtgcgtcggtgatcgagcggagtaacttcctacggaatgcttatggtagcttcgaaagagaaaggtttctctcgaaactagatcttgactaaactacttgaactttttggatcgaaaaggggttttaggatgagtttcttgaagaacttaggaaaaacttcaaaaatgctcaagaacaagaaaaacaaagtaagaacacaattctttttctagagagagaagttgctaggtgaaggtgtgagttgaatggttggacaagggtgctatttatagccaaagtcatggctattacccaagagataaaattttccctagcatttattgtccaatgggtaaagatttttctattaaactattctaataaacacatgggtacttgtaataaaatatgtatatataaattcaagtacatatatatatgtataaataagtactatgaaatctaggtagatttcaaaaatccaataaaaaattataagatcaaaatcattgattaaaataatccaaattagcacatgtttcttattaaaataatggaTTTTGTACCTAGAGAATCCTAGGGTATTAAGTCTACaaagtacttatatatatatatatatatatatatatatgtatatcaacacatggaaaatctagaaaatgatttgtttAATAACCCTTGTACTTATTGGAATGATTAACTCTATTATCTAAGGGGTAATATTTACGCTAAcatgtattgaccaatggttaaaaaaCAGATAAGACTTGAATAAGACTTgaatgactacatgtccttttaatcaaatatataatagtattatgaaatctagtaagattttcaagtatccaataaaaaattataagatcaaaattctttattaaaataattcaattaggcacatgccccattaaaatattagattttgtacttaggaTATCTTAGGAAAATTTAGGatatatattataaagtacacacatatatatttatataaatatatcatcacatgaaaaatctaggaaatgattattaaataaaaccctagtacttgATGGAAGATTGAccctattatccaatggataacaaattccctagcggttattgaccaatggataaaagggtgaggtactatatGCACTAGAGTAATACCCTaagtcctttaggcatgtgtatatatacctatatataactatatccttgtactttaacaaatctatcaaaagatcttggatgaaagatctattgtccaatggataaaagttttcctaacttttatcatccaatgggtaaaggttaaaggtccaaagggttccactagggtttgaaGGGTTAAAAAGGTTCAAGGAGATTCAAAAAGCTCATCTAAgattaggagaaagtaactagatgaattggtagttaggtccctctaactaatttgttagaatctaactatacttgccaagtagaatctctagctaagaaaattttttttaaaaggctaaaattctaattatgacaaatttttagaaatacaaaaggaaatttttggaagcgaatccaaatattaaaataaaattcaaatttttaacgaaatttttacttactaaaaattagGGTTGTTACAATAATAGATGTTTTGCCATAGCTAAGTTATGTAGCTATGTGCTGCTAGTAAATGCAGACAGCTTTTGGACCTGTTTATGGACCTATTTTGCAGGCATATGAACTTATAGCACTACCATTTTATGCAAACATGTGTATGGCATTAACACATTATGGCTCAATTCTGATCTCTTTTATGGCATGCAATTAATAAATGTACCAGTTTATGGCAAAATTCTGATCTGTTTTAGCAGTTTATGTCTTGCAATTTTGATATGCAAATGGAGCAATTCGAAACCTATTTGAATACACTTTGCGGTACCATTTTATATCAGCACCAGTTTATAAGCAATTGTAATGTTTTCAGAGCAAGTTAGAGCCAAacttttcattatatttaatttGAAATTGCAATACAATAGGACTTTAAGGCAAGGCCAAGTCATTGCCTGAACTTCAAGCTTTGTACATGTAccacataaaacaaaaaaacacaaaacacccAAACAAATTTCAATTCATTTTCCCCCCATTCCTAATCTGCAACTCTTTTAAAGTATATAACTCATGAATCTCCTTCTCCATTGCTTCAATCTTCATCTGCATTGTAATCGTTGTCATCTGCAATTCTTCACTAATGTTCATGGATGATGAACTCTCATATTGTTGTTCAACAGTCCTCAAAGCCGTAGCATTTGTGTCACGCCCtggatttttaacataataaaaatagCGTTTTCGATAAAAGTCCATcgcaatattacatcataataccccaaaatgcTTCTAATAATCCACCCAAGAGTACAAATAGGTCTAAAGTTTACAATAACGGCACACCGGCTCCAAATTCCATAGTTAAACAAAAGACAACAAGTTTAGTGATTACATGATTTTCAAGTCAAAAGATTAGCTCAAAATTTACAATTACATCTCCCAAAAGAATTTTTACAAGATGTGAAAGTAATTCTTCCATAATAGCTTTCAAAACGATGAAGTCATATTCACGTCAAGCACTCCACATCAATGCCCTtgaggtgtacctgaaaataataataggttgagctacactagcccagtagagaaatctttgctcaaactatatgctAATGAGATGGACAGGGCACCGAGATGAACATTGATACAAGAAAGTTTTCCACGTGTACAAGAGCAAGAGAATAATACTTGATAATCAACACCGTTCATATTCAAGTCACTTAATAATCTCTAAATTCTCCATTTTCATTATATCAAGTATTGTCGATTTCATTTCCGggtatttgggaccccgtgcatcatgtattcattccggcatcacaTCATGcagtggatccgtggctttcttgtgcactttcgagcatttgggaccccgtgcgtcccatttCCGGCATCCCACCTCATAGTGGTTCCGTGGCTTTCTTCATATCGTTCTATCATTCTAAATTGTGATTTTTCGTTTACAAGCCTCAATACCGTAAAGCAAGACATATGACAAGTCCTTATCATTCATAAAACATGCCACAATGCTCACACGATAACCCGAATGCATAAACAAAGGAACAAGTATCATATTCATTTAGTTTTACACATTTCTTTGTCAAAACGAGAACCAAAAGAGTGGGGATGAACAACGAATCTTTGGAACGCGAGCAATCATGTCTAGAGatgattagaatgtgattggagagtgttagaagtgatcgggagtCAATACAATCGATGAATGATCAATAGagttcaaaataattttctgagtcattggtaccaatacctcaaaaagtaggtatcggtaccaaaccaatccagtgAGCAATCAGAGTCAAGGTACtggtacctcaaaaagtaggtatcggtACATCAAAAAGGTGGTATTGGTACCACTGCATTACATTGGGCGATTTgcagaaaaatcaaaagaaagcaTAACTTCGAATTCAACCATTTAGAGCCCGATTTTGGTACACAACCCACTCataaacatgtagagagagtaagaatCCTCTACCTCAACTTGGAGAACGAAACCCAACGGGATTGATTGAGCCCCAGCCTTGAAATTCGAAATCCTCCgagaatactcctctccgagcttgCTCCAACGAAACCCAAGGTCGAGAGCTCAAGAGGATGATGATTTGGTGAAGGATCTTGGTGGGTTTTGAACTTTGAGTGGGATTTTTGAGTGAAAGTGtgagaaagaaaggagagagCCGATGGAGAGAAAGAGGCGTGGGGTGTATGTGTTTTTGGGAATTTGTTTCTCTACACCACacactcctatatatacccacaCATATACACATCACACTAGCACCCCTTCCACTTATAATTCTATCACATTAACCACAAATCAATTAAACTCCACCAATTCCTTATTCTAGCATTCATAAAACTTTTAAACGATTTTCCAAAAATACGGGGCTATACAATTTGTTTGAACCCTCATTGGCCCAATTCACTCCTTTTCTTGTGAAATAGAAGGCTCATACCAGCAGGAGAACCCGCAATCCTTTTTCGTCTATGACAAATGTACAATAACGTCAAGTTAGGGTTTCAATTGAAACCAAGAACAACTAAATTATGACAATGCAGCTTACCTTATACTTTGTACATCCGAAGAACCTTTGACCTGGGTTCTTTTGTGTGTCAGATTTTTTCAATGGTGTTGGTTCTCCACAGAAACACAAGATGCCAAAATTAGGAATAGCTCTGTCAATGTCACTGAAATTACTCCCATCCATCaagaaaagagagggagggaggattGAAGCGAGttgttcagagagagagagagatcagctgcAGTTGCAAACACGATAAAGGGTTTcccacttttcattttccatatAAAAGGGGAGAAGAGGGCAAAGTTGTCCAAGATTTGATTCTCGTCCAAATCCTTAACGGATTGCGAACGGTCAtccaatagtttttttttttttggtagttagAGGTGGTTTAATTAAGTGTTTGAATTTGTAGTATGAGGGAACATTCTGTGACCGAGTGGTAGTTCGAGGGGGGTTTCTGTAATTTCCCCTATTCACAATTAACCGtgttaaaattaacaattaCACCCTCTGTCCCATGTTTATTGAAAAATTATAATAGcaatttataatttataatgcctttcaaaatttaaaatttataatgcaaaaaataaaaataaaagtatcTACacccaaaaaatcattttttgtttatacATAAGTTCACATTCAATattcttgtttgataaatatcGTCGAgtaagtttcaaaaatatttattttttcaaaaccagatatttgcaataaaatttatagacattttaagatttaaaataaaaaggggAGACATAAATGAAAATGTTTAAATGACACATAGTTCGTacaagaagggaaaaagaatagtaattaatctattatttttGGCATGAGTGTACTAAAATATGGTACACCAAAGAAATCTTTAATAAAATACTAGTATAAGGAACATGCGccaagaaggaaaaaagtttgaatgCAACTTTTATTTGTAACTCCCTCTCACATGATGTGGGTTCCATGTATGTGTGGGACCCACTCCATGTGAGAGATGCGTTACCATGGGTGGAGCTATGTTGGTGCCGGGGGAGCCCCGACCctgagttcaatttttttttatgttttatactcctgattttgaatattatggataattattcatgtatagGTATTTatgattttaataattttaatttgatttgataaaaaaaaacccagttattctacattctcatttctcaaatttttttttctaaataaaaaaattacatgtgactgttgaagtagcctaaaaaaggtaaaatgattagtatactttaactgcattcggttagaatcatttcaatgcacaaatttaataaattggaaaacagactttatgatataataaatatacattccgatgaaaaatatttgtttattaaGCATGCCCCCTTAGATCAAAATCCTGGCTCTGCCACTGGATATTATAAATAACCGTTacattacaaataaccgttgctGCGTcgcattgaaaaatttctcaggagggagagaggagatgCTTGTGTAAAAGAACCTTGTCAGCTATGTACACTTTTGGAATTATGTGCCTAGGACCTGATGGGGCAAAATCAACTTAGATAGGACCGGCCCGGAAAAAgcccaagagaaaaaaaagtatgtTATGCAAATTCTTTtcacattgaaaaatattttccatccacAAAGACTTTACATCGAAACTTAGCACAGTGTAAGTACGAGTAATGCTCTCATGATATTGAGAAACCCCTttagggaaagtcttcaatacacatcCCTTTAAAGTGTCCCTTTaaagtgtgtaccatatgcacctattgtgtggttcatattgtgccacttcataaaaaatttcttgtaagaccggtcattcataacattttatttcgtatcgtaacttttatactaaaaattcgtaactttttatcaatatgattcgtaactttttagcaatagattcataacattttaatgtgttttaataagggtgcatatgatacacacccaaataaggggtgtgtattgtagcacttccccaACACAACACTTTATGCATGTACAACACAAATTCCAACcatcttgattaatttttatttacatcAATCAAGAGCTGGGATTCCTACAATTACCAAATTTGATTTTTCCCCCTGTACATTTCCACCTCCGCAGTCAACTTGATCCATCCTTATTTACATCAAATCAAGAGCTGGGATTGCGACAAATATCGAGTTTGATCTTTCTACTGTATATTCCTTGTGCACCTTTGCACTCATTGTTTTGTGTTCGTATCTATTGACAGCATATCTTCCGTTTCTATATACAGTTTACCACTTAGCCAAACCTATTTGCCAGTGATACCAAGGAAATGTCAAATGCTTGTACCCCATGTATGTTTTCACTCCTTCAAGGGACGAGGTGACAGAAGTGGCCTCGTTCGTGTTGATATTCTCCATCAAAAACGTGTTATTCTTGGGGATCCATAGGGAGTTTGGGACGTAAACTGGAAGTTTTCACGCCATGGCTCAGAACCGCACTGGGGCATGGATCTTGTGCGAAACCCTGGGCAGTATTCAATCAAATTGAGACCATTTTGCCCAACTAAAGCAAGAGGTGGCTGGGGAGGAGACAGAGAACTCCTCTTGTACGCTGGTCCAGATTGTCGGAATGGGCTTGAACAAGGAGACACGGGCGAAGACGCGGTCATTCTTGCGCTGTTCCAGTGCACAAAAAGCATGGTTGAAGTTACTTCAATCTTTGAAGTCTCAAATGAGGATATAGAAAGAGAACAAGAATAATAGTCAAAtgggttttcattttttagtatatTACTAACTTTTAAGATTATTTTTCCATATAGGGAAGGGTTATAACGTTGAACTACTACCTCGGGCTCATCAAAGCAATTGTAGTAACATGGCCTCCATTGCAAAAATATGTGTTTCTACCACTGGAGTGTAGCTCCAATGCTGTCTGCTTCAAAAGAAAAGGCAGCAAAAAGAAACTTTAGTAAGAGTCTAAGACAGCAATACCACAAGGCAATAACCAAATTAAGAGCCCTGGAAGTTGATATTCCTCCatcctttttaaaaattttgtgagCAACTAAGAATTTCAGAATTGGATGACTTGGTCAAGTAAATCATATGAAGAATGAAAAGTTCAATAGTTTCTTTTTTCAGGGAGACTCGCTAAGTGGTATAGTTTCATAAGCCAGCACTCAGAGTTGAAAAGCCCAGCCTACACTACTCCTTAAAACCCAGGTATTAAGAAGAGGAAAATTGGAGCCTCATAACCAGCATAGACGGGGCATGTCCAGACGATATAGGACACATACCAGCATAGACGGGGCATGtccaggcgatgtgggacacaTTCCAACACACCCTCCTGGACCACAACACATGGCAACTGAACAACAGTCCACCAAACAAAGGCCCAaccaagctctgataccaagttgaaaAGCCCAGCCCGCACAGCTTCTTAAAACCCAGGTATTAAGAAGAGGGAAACTTGGGCCTTATAACCAGCATAGACGAGGCATGtccaggcgatgtgggacacaTTCCAACACTCAGGACATATGATATCACAGGGTTTTCACAGCTATCTCCATACAACGTTCAAGGAGCCATTCAGGACAACAACAATTCATTAAAACTGCACACAAGATCACAACTGCTCAAACTGCAACGCAAGATAGATGATCACAAATGTGCTATTCTACAGATGATAAAATGCCTATTCCCAAATATAATGCTATGTTTATGAATATGAATTATTAAATACACGAAAAAAGATTCCATACTCGACAAGGGGATGCTAGTTGTGTCTTTGTTCGTTCCTACATAACCAAAGCAGTTTGGAGGGCTATTTCTTACCAGTGCTGCATTGTTAGACCAGCCTGATGGGGCAGATTGGCTTGGGTTGCTATGGTTATTATCTTTGGCAGgcgaccaaaaaataaatatttttggatgCGAGGAAATAGTGTGTGATCTTAGGACCAATGTTGCATCATTTCATTTCTGTTAAGGTCACGGATCACAATGCCCGGGCATGCAACAACTGATCAATTCAATCGTTAATGTTAAGAACCAACAAAGCTCCCTGGATGTACTACAACTGATCCTCTGAACATAAAGCTAAGCCTTCCTCGATACTTAAACCAAAATATGCTACGGAAAGATTTTTCAGAAATAGCATCAGATAGAATGCACAAGAATGAACGTCTATATGTCAGCAGAAGTGAGAAGGTAACGAAATCCAAGTAAACCATTCGGCATCGATTGAAATACAATGGTTCTTTAAAGGATTACCGGTTTGCAACTTCCATCACGATTATAAGGAAAGGCTTCCTTGGTTAAGTCGGCATTGGCAACTCTTGTGGTCACTTGGTCTCGAACAAACGGGTGATCTAGTAGCTGTAAGGCAGTAGGTCGTGCCAATGGATCTCGCTGCAAACATAGGTTTAAGAAACTTTTGGCATCATGTGAAAGATGGTCCGGAATTGCAGGACTTTCTCTGCTGTTTCCAATTTTAAAAATTGCTGCCACCTGTGGACTCAAAAGCAATCTAAAGATTTTGGTACCACAAACATATTCAATACAGGGCAAGAAAGATGGACTCTGAGAGCTATATCTCACCCCTTCAAACTGACTCCAAGGTGGTTTTGATGTTGCCATTTCAATAATTGTGCACCCTAAGCTCCAAATATCCACCGGAAGGCTGTAACCATTTGTATTCATCACAACCTGAGCTTAAACAGAAACATGAGTACCTCAAAtttgcgtgtgtgtgtgtgtgagagagagagagagagaggtacctcCGGTGCCATCCAGTAAGGACTTCCTTTGAAGGAACGTATTGGAGAACAATGGGTTGTCTGATTCAGGAAAAGCAGGAATTTAGTCCAGGTTTTATAACCAATtgaaaaggaaatgttttcagttttaggaaaTAACAAGGAGAAAACTATAATGTTGCAACCATAAGGGTGAACAGGTTCATCTTCACAAATCACAGTAACTACATGCAAAATTAGCAAAAAGTACATAAACCTGTACTTTCTATCTTCCTAAATGACTTTTGTACGTGgaactaaataaaaaaaaaatctcatatgCAAGTAATGAAATGTGTGTCCATGGTACAAAGACAAGACATACATGTTTTGCCATGCCAAAGTCTGCAAGCTTGATTTCTCCATTAGAATCTACCAAAATGTTTGCCCCTTTGATATCTCTGGCcaacaaaatattcaaagaaatcTTTGAGGTAGCAGGAAATataaacaaaattatttagtgcCAATAACAACAATTACCTATGCACAGTGTTCCGTCCATGTAAGTAGGCAAGCCCGTAGAGAATCTGCCTAGTGTAATTTTGGATAACAGGTTCCCTAAATGCCCCATATTCTTGAAGTAATTTGTGGATGGAACCACCGGAGACATATTCCAAATAAACGGATAACTTATCAGCACCCTGAGAAATGGAAAACAATACATTAATGCTGGGCATTCGTGGTTATTAAATGGATGGGCAGAGTTCCCTGCAAAGATAAGGCTATTGACATAGGATATTGAACTAGCTCATACCAGTTCACTTCCGTAATATTGAACAATATTTGGATGTGAAAGCTGACTAAGTAAAATGATCTCCTGCTCACAAGAGCATACAATAAGAAACTAAACAGAAATGGAAGGTGGTACTGGCATGACACGgtataattccaaaaaaaaaagaagaaaaagatgggAAAGAAAACCTGGTTCAGATGCTTTAGACATTCTTTCAATGTCGGATCATCTGCAATCACCCTGACTTCTTTTATTGCGCTCAATTGTCCACTCTCACTGTTAAATTGCAAAACGCGACATCAAAGAAATATGCACAGTATTTTGGAAACAAATCAGAAACGAAGAGCACATAATAATGTTGCTAAGATGTGAATTAAAAGCCTTCATACAGGTTTCTCCATTGCAAAAGTTAGTTATTTCTCAGTCTCAAATGACACCTTTTAGTCTTCAACCATGGGTGCTGCTTCTATAGAACAACCAACTAAACACGAGGCAGCAAAACACAAAAGGAGACGTCCTTTAATTTGAAAAACCCTGGGAGACTCTTTAAAAGATGTTAAGGGTGGGGTAGATACATGTATCCAATACCTTCAGATGGTCAATTTGTTACTAATTTAACAGTATGTAAACCAGACCTGTTTTTGTTACATTTCAAGTCTAATTAGTTCTACTTTACATACTGGCCTTCCTGAGTCATGATAACCTCTTGGctctttctaattttttacttttaccaagGTTACAAGTATTAACGATTGCTGAGTTTCTAACTTCacaatagaaacaaaaaaaaaaaaaacgagaagtAAGAATCATTATTACCTGTTAAATCCAAGGAAAACATGTCCAAAAGTGCCTCTTCCAAGAAGTCTTCCTCTCTTCCATTTTGACACGTTAAAATGCATGTTATCGGTTACTGTACAAGTTCTTATGTTGGGCAAAGTAGGAGGGCTAGTAGGAGAACCCGGTGGAAGAGGCAGCGGATGATACTGCCTCCTCCCTTCTTCCTGCTTTCTAGTCGGAGACTCCAAACTTGTACCACTAAATCTGAGATGGAGAGGTGAAATGGCAGTAGCAGTCCCTCTTGACCACGGACCTGGGCTTCTTGACATTGGGTTGAGCTTGGTCTCCCCAAGTCCTTTGGCACTGGAATTTGATATTTAATAGATACTCTAAGGCTAATAGCAGAAGAATCAAAGAACATTAAAGAGACTGTgattatgtaatttttttttccccatttctCAAAGCTAAGGATGAGAATTAGAAAAAAGCCCATTCACATCCTCTATAACTTCAATCTCAACCAATTTCTTCTAGAGGAACTACAACCCATGTCTCCATTTTCGAGACTCAAAAAACGTCTGAATATTGCATTTAGAGGATCATTATTCAGACACACTCCTACCGCAACTCTCTATTTACATTTCTAGCTTTCAGAACTCATTCGTTTCTTTTTGAAACtcaaatttcctccaaaattaaAGTTcgttattttaaaatatttagcAAATATAGCTAAAAAAATCTCGCTTTGGAGGTATTCTAAAACATTTTCAATGGTacgagtatttttttttgacaagtatcCACTGTACATGTGTCTATCACACAGACATAAATGAAGcagaacacaagttcgaaaaaAATCCCTCTGTACCCAGTGATAAAGGAACAAAACAATGTAAATTTATACTCCTTTTTTAACTTTAGAAatttatgttatattgctttttGTTATCTGTTGCGAATCAAATATTCATGTACGCGACAAATAATGGTTCATTATCCTCCAATGGTCCACATACAAAACTCTTTATTTTGTGTGTCTACGGGGCAGATTTACCTTGTGACTTGGGGGGAGTATATGCTCCCCAACTACTTATGCTACTTATTCTACTTACCCTATGGAATTATGACCTTGTTACTTCAGCCTAAAACAGAACGAAAGAAGATTGTTTTAAGCCTATTTCAACACTTTTGTGCTTATTTCTATAAACGGTTGTCATTATGAGTGACTAAGTTGACAAGGAATGAGTGACTAAGTTGATATTGTCATTGTGATTGATTCTAGGGAAGTATTTTCAAAGTCATGATCAATAGGTACCCCATATTAAGTTCGTGGATCAGCCACTAGTCTCCCCTCGTGTCGTTTCctgcattcttaaaaaaaattgagtctcCTCATGTAGGTGTCATGTCCTTATTTGTGCTTCTTAGGGAATAAAGCTTGACAATTCCGTAAAAGTCACCACAAAGAACAGTCTTCAAGTTTAAAAATGATCCCCAATGGACTCAAGAATAGCATACAAAAGCTAAATTAATACCAAAACAAAGAGTGGTTGAATTGCTAATACCAATCATTTAGCACATGTCATATCTATGTGTAAAAAAAAGACGACAATACATATGCATATGTATTGTTGACACTTAGGTGACCATGTCTCTATTGGATATCTATTGACTAAAAATTTGTGCATATTTAACTTACAGTTTGCTCGCCATATCCCAAAAGTATCCCGTCGTATCACATAAGTATCTCACATATATCCTAAGCGGATCCAATATTAAGAACACTTAATTTAAAGCCTAGATACTTAATTGACGTATCTTGTGCCTATCGGCATCTAGTACCTATACATACATGACTAATTTTGGAGTATTCGCGCTTCATAGGGCCTTCTATTGTAATCTTTTAGAAGACATTACTTGTCCTAAATTGTTGGAAGTGCCTTTTTTATTTCTGAAGTTTTGTtcttatcaatttttttttaattaatcctTCGTCCTCCCGACAAAAGGAATTATAAAAGTAAAAACATATCCACGCTTCCCTTTTTACTAATGGCAGCCTATGCATTTTATTGCATTGAGGGGTAGTTAAGTAAATTCACCCGCTAAaggataaaaaagagagtgaaaattatttccaaaaaatattacCAAAAGTGTAAAAGTTCACTAAAAAGACAGTCctttgtcttttctgaattcTTTTTAACCAGAGTCTACCCTAGCCAACACCCACGGTTGGGGAGGATGAACAGGTTAAATTGGACAGGAGATAAGTTACGCGGTGGCACGTTGAGTTGATGGTTAAACTTCTCAACCTGCCATGAATCCGACCCAGCCAGGGCAGTCACATATTTCATACTATTTGTGATGAAAAGAACCATGCACATTGCTGTTAATCCTTAAAATCTATTACTTTGTTAGTTGTTCGTTGCTCTAAATTAAGTGACCAGTGTTAATTAATCTTGTACTCCT
Proteins encoded in this window:
- the LOC131303830 gene encoding mitogen-activated protein kinase kinase kinase 3-like isoform X2, yielding MPFWWGRKPAKNKQRQHPQGGYPDTSESSINNDSKKRANDKRNTGSDDVVFVSTISPLKNSGSSGSGSDGSLAFSGFDSGRTQPIPLQRPSGMGHRGGYGYGYGSGSVSSVSSSGSSDDRTPPDLGHSRTLSAKGLGETKLNPMSRSPGPWSRGTATAISPLHLRFSGTSLESPTRKQEEGRRQYHPLPLPPGSPTSPPTLPNIRTCTVTDNMHFNVSKWKRGRLLGRGTFGHVFLGFNSESGQLSAIKEVRVIADDPTLKECLKHLNQEIILLSQLSHPNIVQYYGSELGADKLSVYLEYVSGGSIHKLLQEYGAFREPVIQNYTRQILYGLAYLHGRNTVHRDIKGANILVDSNGEIKLADFGMAKHTTHCSPIRSFKGSPYWMAPEVVMNTNGYSLPVDIWSLGCTIIEMATSKPPWSQFEGVRYSSQSPSFLPCIEYVCGTKIFRLLLSPQVAAIFKIGNSRESPAIPDHLSHDAKSFLNLCLQRDPLARPTALQLLDHPFVRDQVTTRVANADLTKEAFPYNRDGSCKPTALELHSSGRNTYFCNGGHVTTIALMSPSARMTASSPVSPCSSPFRQSGPAYKRSSLSPPQPPLALVGQNGLNLIEYCPGFRTRSMPQCGSEPWRENFQFTSQTPYGSPRITRF
- the LOC131303830 gene encoding mitogen-activated protein kinase kinase kinase 3-like isoform X1, with protein sequence MPFWWGRKPAKNKQRQHPQGGYPDTSESSINNDSKKRANDKRNTGSDDVVFVSTISPLKNSGSSGSGSDGSLAFSGFDSGRTQPIPLQRPSGMGHRGGYGYGYGSGSVSSVSSSGSSDDRTPPDLGHSRTLSAKGLGETKLNPMSRSPGPWSRGTATAISPLHLRFSGTSLESPTRKQEEGRRQYHPLPLPPGSPTSPPTLPNIRTCTVTDNMHFNVSKWKRGRLLGRGTFGHVFLGFNSESGQLSAIKEVRVIADDPTLKECLKHLNQEIILLSQLSHPNIVQYYGSELGADKLSVYLEYVSGGSIHKLLQEYGAFREPVIQNYTRQILYGLAYLHGRNTVHRDIKGANILVDSNGEIKLADFGMAKHTTHCSPIRSFKGSPYWMAPEVVMNTNGYSLPVDIWSLGCTIIEMATSKPPWSQFEGVRYSSQSPSFLPCIEYVCGTKIFRLLLSPQVAAIFKIGNSRESPAIPDHLSHDAKSFLNLCLQRDPLARPTALQLLDHPFVRDQVTTRVANADLTKEAFPYNRDGSCKPQTALELHSSGRNTYFCNGGHVTTIALMSPSARMTASSPVSPCSSPFRQSGPAYKRSSLSPPQPPLALVGQNGLNLIEYCPGFRTRSMPQCGSEPWRENFQFTSQTPYGSPRITRF
- the LOC131303830 gene encoding mitogen-activated protein kinase kinase kinase 3-like isoform X6 translates to MGAKGLGETKLNPMSRSPGPWSRGTATAISPLHLRFSGTSLESPTRKQEEGRRQYHPLPLPPGSPTSPPTLPNIRTCTVTDNMHFNVSKWKRGRLLGRGTFGHVFLGFNSESGQLSAIKEVRVIADDPTLKECLKHLNQEIILLSQLSHPNIVQYYGSELGADKLSVYLEYVSGGSIHKLLQEYGAFREPVIQNYTRQILYGLAYLHGRNTVHRDIKGANILVDSNGEIKLADFGMAKHTTHCSPIRSFKGSPYWMAPEVVMNTNGYSLPVDIWSLGCTIIEMATSKPPWSQFEGVRYSSQSPSFLPCIEYVCGTKIFRLLLSPQVAAIFKIGNSRESPAIPDHLSHDAKSFLNLCLQRDPLARPTALQLLDHPFVRDQVTTRVANADLTKEAFPYNRDGSCKPQTALELHSSGRNTYFCNGGHVTTIALMSPSARMTASSPVSPCSSPFRQSGPAYKRSSLSPPQPPLALVGQNGLNLIEYCPGFRTRSMPQCGSEPWRENFQFTSQTPYGSPRITRF